The proteins below come from a single Rosa rugosa chromosome 2, drRosRugo1.1, whole genome shotgun sequence genomic window:
- the LOC133730955 gene encoding cysteine proteinase inhibitor 1-like, producing MRYQCFLTLIALFLPLAAAMFPWYGGRVPLPSPPNNNFAPVNGVFDEFAKVIGGFAVSDYNKLTAKKLVFQCVISSELVAGDSTYKLVTAAKNGSLLTSLTVNYKATVWFNPHEWGFLKLKTFGNVKIN from the coding sequence ATGAGGTACCAGTGCTTCCTCACACTGATTGCTCTCTTCCTTCCTCTTGCTGCTGCTATGTTTCCTTGGTATGGTGGGAGAGTACCCCTACCAAGTCCCCCTAACAACAATTTTGCACCGGTGAACGGAGTATTCGACGAATTTGCAAAGGTGATCGGAGGATTTGCCGTCTCCGACTACAACAAGCTTACTGCCAAAAAGTTAGTCTTTCAGTGTGTGATTTCAAGCGAGTTAGTGGCTGGTGACAGCACTTATAAGCTTGTCACTGCAGCCAAGAATGGATCATTGTTAACTAGCCTTACTGTTAATTATAAGGCTACTGTCTGGTTCAATCCTCATGAATGGGGGTTTCTAAAATTGAAGACCTTTGGCAACGTTAAAATTAATTGA
- the LOC133728134 gene encoding sodium/calcium exchanger NCL-like, with the protein MSRLLLLLSLLILCGHVHVHGRYNLPDQSDLISDGVRQFGTSYSYSPNFLTLHRPALNADDSTCDETYGFLPCTTTILGNLFLIIVYGGLMYLAATYLTNGSELLLEILGPGIIGGLFLPILGALPDAMLILVSGLSGSTETAQDQVSVGMGLLAGSTVMLISVVWGSCVFIGKCDIENNIAVDNKDTKKLSLTGSGVTTDTLTSYSAIIMAVSVIPFIVVQLPQLLSSTYLRQLAILIGLVLSLALLISYCMYQVFQPWIQRRRLAYAKHKHVISGLLKHLKQRALGRLLHDNGELNQEVVKKLFDTIDTDTDNHLSHSELRALIVGIRFDEIELDKDDAVDKVMKDFDTSHDSLITREEFTKGVQKWLNEAKHAGNSTSYSGSHTEKFLNDFHEQTKKEHDLFVRGEEQSDEVVEGVDNPKKTSIKAGLMLLAGTLIAAAFADPLVDAVDNFSDATSIPTFFISFIALPLATNSSEAVSAIIFASRKKKRTASLTFSELYGAVTMNNVLCLSVFLALVYVRGLTWDFSAEVLVIVIVCVVMGVFGGLRTTFPLWTTSIAYLLYPFSLVLVYVLDYIFGWS; encoded by the exons ATGTCCagactcctcctccttctctccCTCCTAATCCTCTGCGGCCACGTCCACGTCCACGGCCGCTACAACCTCCCCGACCAATCCGATCTAATCTCCGATGGGGTCCGCCAATTCGGCACCTCATACTCATACTCACCGAACTTTCTCACCCTCCACCGCCCAGCCTTGAACGCCGACGACTCCACCTGCGACGAGACGTACGGCTTCTTGCCCTGCACCACCACCATCCTCGGTAACCTCTTCCTCATCATCGTCTATGGCGGCCTCATGTACCTGGCCGCCACCTACCTCACCAATGGCAGCGAGCTCCTCCTTGAGATTCTCGGCCCCGGAATCATCGGTGGCCTCTTCCTCCCCATTCTCGGCGCTCTTCCCGACGCCATGCTCATTCTCG TATCCGGACTTTCTGGTAGTACAGAAACAGCTCAAGATCAGGTTTCTGTTGGAATGGGCTTGCTAGCTGGTTCGACTGTAATGCTCATATCAGTAGTATGGGGTTCATGTGTTTTTATTGGCAAGTGCGATATTGAGAATAATATTGCCGTAGATAACAAAGATACTAAAAAGTTGAGCTTAACAG GTTCTGGTGTCACTACTGATACCCTGACTAGCTATTCTGCAATAATTATGGCTGTATCTGTCATCCCATTTATTGTTGTTCAACTACCACAGCTCCTCAGTTCCACCTATTTAAGACAGTTGGCAATTTTAATCGGACTAGTTCTTTCTCTTGCACTATTGATCTCCTACTGCATGTATCAG GTATTTCAGCCATGGATCCAGAGGAGACGCCTTGCTTATGCAAAGCACAAGCATGTTATATCAGGACTTCTAAAACATCTAAAGCAGCGTGCATTGGGAAGGCTTCTTCACGATAATGGTGAACTCAATCAAGAAGTTGTAAAAAA GTTATTTGACACAATTGATACAGACACAGATAATCATCTTTCACATTCTGAGTTGAGAGCACTGATTGTTGGAATCCGGTTTGATGAAATAGAGTTGGATAAGGATGATGCTGTAGATAAAGTGATGAAAGATTTTGACACTTCTCATGATAGTCTGATAACGCGTGAGGAGTTCACAAAAGGTGTCCAAAAATGGCTTAATGAGGCAAAACATGCAGGAAACTCCACTTCTTACTCTGGTAGTCACACTGAGAAATTTTTAAATGACTTCCATGAG CAAACAAAGAAAGAGCATGATCTTTTTGTGAGGGGGGAAGAGCAAAGCGATGAGGTTGTCGAGGGTGTTGATAATCCCAAGAAAACCTCAATCAAAGCGGGGTTGATGTTGTTGGCTGGAACTCTCATTGCGGCTGCATTTGCTGATCCCCTGGTAGATGCTGTTGATAATTTCTCAGATGCCACAAGCATTCCAACTTTCTTCATTTCATTCATTGCACTACCCCTGGCTACTAATTCTAGTGAGGCTGTATCTGCGATAATCTTTGCCAGCCGTAAAAAGAAAAGGACTGCCTCGCTAACGTTTTCTGAG TTGTATGGTGCAGTAACCATGAATAACGTCCTCTGCCTGTCAGTATTTTTGGCCCTGGTTTATGTTAGGGGATTAACATGGGACTTCTCAGCTGAAGTCCTCGTCATTGTTATCGTTTGCGTTGTGATGGGTGTTTTTGGCGGTTTACGCACCACCTTCCCTCTTTGGACAACGTCCATCGCTTACCTACTTTACCCGTTCTCCCTGGTACTGGTTTATGTTCTGGATTATATTTTTGGCTGGTCATAG
- the LOC133730956 gene encoding sodium/calcium exchanger NCL-like, translated as MEYPDFLGVDQVSVGMGLLAGSTIMLITVVWGSCVFIGKCDIENNVAIIENNVAIDNKDTKGLSLTGRKSHVPFGSIYGSGVTTDTLTSYSAIIMAVSVIPFIVAQLLSSTYLRQLAILIGLVLSLALLISYCMYQVFEPWIQRRRLAYAKHKHVISGLLKHLKKRALGKLLDENGIVNEAVIYKLFDTIDTDSNKHLSLAELRALMVGIRFDEIELDKDDAVDKVMKDFDTSHDSQISREEFKVGVQKWLNEAKHAGNSTSYSGSRTEKILDDFHEQTKKEHQLIVRGEEQSDEVVEGVDNPKKTSIKAGLMLLAGTLIAAAFADPLVDAVDNFSDATSIPTFFISFIALPLATNSSEAVSAIIFASRKKKRTASLTFSELYGAVTMNNVLCLSVFLALVYVRGLTWDFSAEVLVIVIVCVVMGVFGGLRTTFPLWTTSIAYLLYPFSLVLVYVLDYIFGWS; from the exons ATGGAG TATCCGGACTTTCTGGGAGTAGATCAGGTTTCTGTTGGCATGGGCTTGCTAGCTGGTTCGACTATAATGCTCATAACAGTAGTATGGGGTTCATGTGTTTTTATTGGCAAGTGCGATATTGAGAATAATGTTGCCATTATTGAGAATAATGTTGCCATAGATAACAAAGATACTAAAGGGTTGAGCTTAACAGGTAGAAAATCACATGTTCCGTTTGGATCCATCTATG GTTCTGGTGTCACTACTGATACCCTGACTAGCTATTCTGCAATAATTATGGCTGTATCTGTCATCCCATTTATTGTTGCACAGCTCCTCAGTTCCACCTATTTAAGACAGTTGGCAATTTTAATCGGACTAGTTCTTTCTCTTGCACTATTGATTTCGTACTGCATGTATCAG GTATTTGAGCCATGGATCCAGAGGAGACGCCTTGCTTATGCAAAGCACAAGCATGTTATATCAGGACTTCTTAAACATCTAAAGAAGCGTGCATTGGGAAAGCTCCTTGACGAAAACGGCATAGTCAATGAAGCTGTTATATACAA GTTATTTGACACAATTGATACGGACAGCAATAAACATCTTTCACTTGCTGAGTTGAGAGCACTGATGGTTGGAATCCGGTTTGATGAAATAGAGTTGGATAAGGATGATGCTGTAGATAAAGTGATGAAAGATTTTGACACTTCTCATGATAGTCAGATATCGCGTGAAGAATTCAAAGTTGGTGTCCAAAAATGGCTTAATGAGGCAAAACATGCAGGAAACTCCACTTCTTACTCTGGTAGTCGCACTGAGAAAATTTTAGATGACTTCCATGAG CAAACAAAGAAAGAGCATCAGCTTATTGTGAGGGGGGAAGAGCAAAGCGATGAGGTTGTCGAGGGTGTTGATAATCCCAAGAAAACCTCAATCAAAGCGGGGTTGATGTTGTTGGCCGGAACTCTGATTGCGGCTGCATTTGCTGATCCCCTGGTAGATGCTGTTGATAATTTCTCAGATGCCACAAGCATTCCAACTTTCTTCATTTCATTCATTGCACTACCTTTGGCTACTAATTCTAGTGAGGCTGTATCTGCGATAATCTTTGCCAGCCGTAAAAAGAAAAGGACTGCCTCACTAACATTTTCTGAG TTGTATGGTGCAGTAACCATGAATAACGTCCTCTGCCTATCAGTATTTTTGGCCCTGGTTTATGTTAGGGGATTAACATGGGACTTCTCCGCTGAAGTCCTCGTCATTGTTATCGTTTGCGTTGTGATGGGTGTTTTTGGCGGTTTACGCACCACCTTCCCTCTTTGGACAACGTCCATCGCTTACCTACTTTACCCGTTCTCCCTGGTACTGGTTTATGTTCTGGATTATATTTTTGGCTGGTCATAG